A window of Microcystis aeruginosa FD4 contains these coding sequences:
- a CDS encoding nucleotidyltransferase family protein: MVSVPISRTTLENRYRKGWETAQQAARILREKYQIEKVILFGSLLDLSKFRYHSDIDLAVWGLADQLYYQALKDILAISTDFSIDLIQIESAQPSLQTTIKNQGIDLESVNKPSLRGLDMSQNSANLILWGQIQQELSELNNLVQKNQQLLQKFNRTQDEDYLGTIALNIHSFYTGVERIFKQIAQTIDGSVPDTPDWHWQLLRQMSSPVISKRSPVIDVKTRDLLENYCSFRHVIRNIYSFNLQPEPVQKLAEDLPYCFDLLQQDLQNFTEEMS, encoded by the coding sequence ATGGTTTCTGTTCCTATCTCTCGAACAACTCTAGAAAATCGCTATCGAAAAGGCTGGGAAACTGCCCAACAAGCCGCTAGAATCCTGCGAGAAAAATATCAGATAGAAAAAGTTATTCTCTTTGGTTCTTTGTTAGATTTATCAAAATTTCGTTATCACTCTGATATTGATTTAGCGGTTTGGGGACTAGCAGACCAACTATATTATCAAGCCCTTAAGGATATACTAGCAATTAGTACCGATTTTTCGATCGATCTGATTCAAATTGAATCAGCCCAACCATCCTTACAAACAACTATTAAAAATCAAGGTATTGATTTAGAATCAGTCAATAAGCCCAGTTTAAGGGGATTAGATATGAGTCAAAATTCGGCTAATTTAATTTTATGGGGACAAATACAGCAGGAGTTAAGTGAGTTAAATAATCTAGTCCAAAAAAATCAGCAACTTCTCCAGAAATTTAACAGAACTCAAGATGAAGATTATCTGGGTACTATCGCCCTGAATATTCATAGTTTTTACACAGGAGTAGAAAGAATTTTTAAACAAATTGCCCAAACTATCGACGGTTCCGTTCCCGATACCCCTGATTGGCACTGGCAATTACTGCGTCAAATGTCTTCCCCGGTAATCTCTAAACGTTCTCCAGTAATTGATGTAAAAACTCGTGATCTGCTAGAGAATTATTGTTCTTTTCGTCATGTTATTAGAAATATTTATAGTTTTAACCTGCAACCAGAACCGGTACAAAAACTAGCGGAAGACTTACCTTATTGCTTTGATTTATTACAACAGGATTTACAAAATTTTACTGAAGAAATGTCTTGA
- a CDS encoding glycosyltransferase family 4 protein: protein MIKIAYDITVLGQGYINTKAKTGVYRVVDSLLKQLLDRKDIEIDLVAYNGLNSIWDSVSTELFISNEAARIRKQYQSCHQSKLNLFNLYKVAVKSQKQVIKLSSQYLPIIYKPALALQIPFKLLGKFDIDFNFNSQANIYHSLFYALPSKDKINKISRILTIYDLIPVLDSKSFTTSICQKYAEMIQSIDINQDWITCISQHTKNDFCNHTGMNPERVFVTPLAADTHFFPVENLDIINDTLKKYQINNAPYLLSLCTLEPRKNLSFLIRCFRKIILDNPSIDLNLVLVGVSGWKNNDIFKTAQENPILKNRIIFTGYIPDQDLSAIYSGATAFVYPSLYEGFGLPPLEAMQCGTPVITSNTSSLPEVVGDAGIMINPTDEDALCQAILTIIQDSQLRKTLSEKGRERAQQFSWAKCAEETVKVYHTALNFG from the coding sequence ATGATAAAAATTGCTTACGATATCACCGTATTAGGACAAGGATATATCAATACAAAGGCAAAAACAGGTGTTTATCGGGTAGTTGATTCACTGTTGAAACAACTGTTAGATAGAAAAGATATAGAAATTGATTTAGTCGCATACAATGGCTTAAATAGCATCTGGGATAGTGTTAGTACCGAATTATTTATCAGCAATGAAGCGGCAAGAATCAGGAAACAATATCAAAGCTGTCACCAGAGTAAATTAAATTTATTCAACCTGTATAAGGTAGCGGTTAAAAGTCAAAAACAAGTTATTAAACTCTCTAGTCAATATTTACCTATAATCTATAAACCCGCTCTAGCTTTACAAATTCCTTTTAAGCTTTTAGGAAAATTTGACATAGATTTTAACTTTAATTCCCAAGCAAATATTTATCATTCTCTATTTTATGCCCTACCATCAAAGGATAAAATCAATAAAATTTCTAGAATCTTAACCATATATGATTTAATTCCGGTTTTGGACTCAAAAAGCTTTACCACCAGCATTTGTCAAAAATATGCTGAAATGATCCAAAGTATTGATATTAATCAAGATTGGATTACCTGTATTTCCCAACATACTAAAAATGATTTTTGTAACCATACAGGAATGAATCCTGAGCGAGTTTTTGTTACACCCTTAGCTGCGGATACTCACTTTTTCCCCGTTGAAAATCTAGATATTATCAATGATACTCTCAAAAAATATCAGATTAATAATGCTCCTTATCTTCTCAGTCTTTGTACCTTAGAACCCAGAAAAAACCTCAGCTTTCTAATTCGTTGTTTCAGGAAAATTATCCTCGATAACCCCAGTATAGACTTAAATCTAGTTTTAGTGGGTGTTAGTGGCTGGAAAAACAACGATATTTTTAAAACTGCCCAAGAAAACCCGATTTTAAAAAATAGAATTATCTTCACTGGTTACATTCCCGATCAAGACTTAAGTGCCATCTATAGCGGTGCCACTGCTTTTGTTTATCCCTCTCTTTACGAAGGATTCGGATTACCTCCCCTAGAAGCAATGCAGTGTGGAACCCCGGTGATTACTTCTAATACCAGTTCCTTACCCGAAGTGGTGGGAGATGCAGGAATTATGATTAATCCCACCGATGAAGACGCATTATGTCAAGCAATTTTAACTATAATTCAAGATAGCCAACTCAGGAAAACTCTCTCAGAAAAAGGACGAGAACGCGCCCAGCAATTTAGTTGGGCAAAATGTGCCGAAGAAACCGTGAAAGTTTATCACACCGCACTCAATTTTGGTTAG
- a CDS encoding transposase, with product MDNGRFHTSKKLIIPENIILLFPPPYCPELNPIERVWEELKKESKWSCFKTLEELEVKVDELFKKLAPPEGCFSHRIFLHP from the coding sequence GTGGATAATGGGAGATTTCACACAAGTAAGAAGTTGATTATTCCCGAAAACATAATATTGTTATTCCCACCTCCCTATTGTCCAGAACTGAATCCAATAGAGAGAGTATGGGAAGAACTGAAAAAAGAGAGCAAATGGTCATGCTTTAAAACTTTAGAGGAATTGGAAGTCAAAGTAGATGAATTGTTTAAGAAGTTAGCACCCCCAGAGGGTTGCTTCTCTCACAGGATTTTCCTTCATCCTTGA
- a CDS encoding peptidase translates to MLRGRFSFLGLAALASLLLFSYSLIADSRSLPELKTHPLPANLAQWQEQNQPGDYFDAVEISPVGALIWSQFPVKIYVQSDRSSWLSLVQQAIAEWGQYLPIELVNRAELADILIKRELPPSGVRFNPETGKLELPRVRSAITQYEIFVKENRLTHRMSIQISPNLADRSALAAARHELGHALGIWGHSPLETDVMYFAQTRDIAPISSRDINTLKKVYQQPTQLGWEIDKLLNGEVQSFLFRETGD, encoded by the coding sequence ATGCTGAGAGGTCGGTTCTCTTTTCTAGGACTCGCAGCCTTGGCGAGTCTTTTGCTGTTTTCCTATTCTTTGATTGCCGACAGTCGGTCGCTACCGGAGTTAAAAACCCATCCTTTACCCGCTAATTTAGCCCAATGGCAAGAGCAAAACCAGCCCGGGGATTATTTTGATGCTGTGGAAATCAGTCCCGTGGGAGCGTTGATTTGGTCGCAATTTCCCGTGAAGATTTATGTTCAGAGCGATCGCAGTTCTTGGCTGAGTTTAGTACAACAGGCGATCGCTGAATGGGGGCAGTATTTGCCGATCGAGTTGGTTAATCGGGCAGAATTGGCCGATATCCTCATTAAACGGGAGTTACCGCCGTCGGGAGTCCGTTTTAATCCCGAAACCGGTAAGTTAGAATTGCCCCGGGTGCGTTCTGCCATAACACAATACGAGATTTTTGTCAAGGAAAATCGCTTAACTCATCGGATGAGTATCCAGATTAGTCCTAATTTAGCCGATCGGTCGGCTTTAGCGGCAGCGCGTCACGAATTAGGTCACGCTTTGGGAATTTGGGGTCATAGTCCCCTAGAGACGGATGTGATGTATTTCGCTCAAACTAGGGATATTGCTCCGATTTCTAGCCGGGATATTAACACTTTAAAAAAGGTTTATCAGCAGCCAACTCAGTTAGGTTGGGAGATCGATAAGCTGCTCAATGGTGAGGTACAAAGTTTTCTTTTTCGGGAGACAGGAGACTAG
- the secG gene encoding preprotein translocase subunit SecG: MTLVLVVQIIWALAAAFLAILVLLHSPKGDGIGGIGGQSQIFTSAKTAEKTLNQVTWALGTVFITLTIVLSAGWLNR, encoded by the coding sequence ATGACATTGGTGCTGGTAGTACAGATTATTTGGGCGCTGGCGGCGGCCTTTCTGGCGATTTTGGTGTTATTACACAGTCCCAAAGGTGATGGAATTGGTGGTATTGGCGGCCAATCACAGATTTTTACCAGCGCAAAAACGGCGGAAAAAACCTTAAATCAGGTGACTTGGGCGTTGGGGACGGTATTTATCACCCTAACTATTGTACTAAGCGCCGGCTGGTTAAATCGCTAA
- the gpmI gene encoding 2,3-bisphosphoglycerate-independent phosphoglycerate mutase, whose protein sequence is MTHAPISPVVLVILDGWGYRPQRSDNAIAMAKTPIMDSLWEVYPHTLIRTSAKDVGLPEGQMGNSEVGHLNIGAGRVVPQELVRISDAIEDGSIQQNQALLKLCGEILPKKSKLHLIGLCSEGGVHSHLDHLLGLLDLAKVQGISDVCIHVITDGRDTNVTDGMLAIKRIQEHINKISLGRMVTLSGRYYAMDRDRRWDRVEKAYNVMTSDQGIDGRSITEVLQAFYDQNITDEFIPPTRIAPGAIEAGDGVIFYNFRPDRARQLCYALTMPDFEDFDRDLISPLSFVTFTQYDPKLPVDVAFAPQNLNNILGQVIAQQGLKQFRCAETEKYPHVTYFFNGGLEKPFEGEVRELIPSPKVATYDQAPAMSAAAVTAAVSAAIKQGIYGLVVVNYANPDMVGHTGILDAAMKAVETVDLCLAKLLSSVNKLGGTVLITADHGNAETMVDESGNPWTAHTTNPVPLILIEGEGRKIPGHGGDVQLRDDGRLADIAPTILEILQIPVPKEMTGRSLIKPAEVEIKASRTPVRISL, encoded by the coding sequence ATGACCCACGCACCTATATCCCCAGTCGTGCTGGTTATCCTTGATGGTTGGGGTTATCGCCCGCAAAGGTCGGATAATGCGATCGCAATGGCGAAAACCCCGATTATGGATAGTCTCTGGGAAGTTTATCCCCACACCTTAATCCGCACCTCCGCTAAGGATGTGGGACTACCGGAAGGACAGATGGGCAACTCGGAAGTTGGCCACCTAAATATCGGAGCGGGGCGAGTTGTACCACAAGAATTGGTACGGATTTCCGATGCGATCGAAGATGGTTCGATTCAACAAAATCAGGCTTTATTAAAACTCTGCGGGGAGATTCTCCCCAAAAAAAGCAAATTACACCTAATTGGTTTATGTTCTGAGGGGGGAGTCCATTCCCATCTCGATCACTTACTGGGATTATTAGACTTAGCGAAAGTGCAAGGGATTAGCGATGTCTGCATTCATGTCATCACCGATGGTCGCGATACCAATGTCACCGACGGGATGCTCGCTATCAAACGGATTCAAGAACATATTAATAAAATCAGTCTCGGTCGCATGGTGACTCTCAGTGGCCGTTATTATGCCATGGATCGGGATCGCCGTTGGGATCGGGTCGAAAAAGCTTATAACGTGATGACCAGTGATCAAGGTATCGACGGGCGATCGATCACGGAAGTATTACAGGCATTTTATGATCAAAATATTACCGATGAATTTATTCCCCCCACCAGAATTGCACCGGGGGCGATCGAAGCGGGCGATGGGGTGATATTCTATAATTTCCGTCCCGATCGAGCTAGACAGTTATGTTATGCCCTGACTATGCCCGATTTTGAAGATTTCGATCGAGATTTAATTTCTCCCCTTAGTTTTGTCACTTTTACCCAATACGATCCGAAATTACCGGTAGATGTGGCCTTTGCTCCCCAGAATTTAAATAATATCTTAGGACAGGTGATTGCTCAACAGGGATTAAAACAGTTTCGTTGTGCGGAAACCGAAAAGTATCCCCACGTCACCTACTTTTTTAATGGGGGATTAGAAAAACCTTTTGAGGGAGAAGTGCGCGAATTAATTCCTAGTCCAAAAGTCGCCACCTATGACCAAGCTCCGGCCATGTCGGCAGCCGCGGTGACAGCAGCGGTCTCTGCGGCGATCAAACAGGGGATCTATGGTTTGGTGGTAGTTAATTACGCTAACCCCGATATGGTGGGTCATACGGGCATTTTAGACGCGGCCATGAAAGCAGTGGAAACGGTGGATCTATGCTTGGCTAAGTTGTTAAGTAGCGTCAATAAATTGGGGGGAACAGTGTTAATCACTGCGGACCACGGTAACGCGGAAACGATGGTGGATGAGTCGGGTAATCCTTGGACGGCCCACACGACTAATCCCGTTCCTTTAATTTTAATTGAAGGGGAAGGGAGAAAAATACCCGGTCACGGTGGCGATGTGCAGTTGCGGGATGATGGTCGTTTAGCCGATATTGCCCCCACTATCCTCGAAATTCTACAAATTCCCGTCCCGAAAGAAATGACTGGGCGATCGCTGATTAAACCGGCTGAGGTAGAAATTAAAGCCAGTCGCACTCCCGTCCGCATCTCGCTTTAA
- a CDS encoding phosphate ABC transporter substrate-binding protein, whose protein sequence is MMGMSQKNETTALIIALLATASILGGGYFWLQSQCAAGQEFFFCGSGKSPQKSPTSESASSPLPPPPSPQGVVSFAPPTSIPSGTTIRINGSTSMVQINQALKATLTAKFQGVEVLTNAQGSDRGLEELARGAIDIAALSRPLTESERSQGLASSPIVRDAIAVVVGVKNPFAGGLTTTQVKDIFTGKITSWSEVGGSTATIQVINRPPISGTYQSFRQEVLQGAEFGTGTNFQMMDRDATTPILQALGLNGISYATYSQIANQKTVRAIAIEGILPSEPNYPWQRTLYYVYKEPASEAVKAFMGFVTSSGGQEAIFRANEDLQK, encoded by the coding sequence ATGATGGGTATGTCTCAAAAAAACGAAACAACTGCTTTAATAATCGCTCTTTTAGCCACTGCGAGCATTTTAGGTGGGGGTTACTTCTGGCTACAAAGTCAATGTGCCGCAGGTCAAGAATTCTTTTTCTGTGGCAGCGGTAAAAGTCCGCAAAAATCCCCAACATCGGAAAGTGCCTCCTCTCCCCTACCCCCTCCCCCTTCCCCCCAGGGAGTGGTTAGTTTTGCCCCACCGACTTCTATCCCCAGTGGCACGACAATTCGCATTAACGGCTCTACCAGTATGGTACAGATTAATCAAGCCTTAAAAGCCACTTTAACGGCCAAATTTCAGGGGGTAGAGGTCTTGACAAATGCTCAAGGATCTGATAGGGGATTAGAGGAATTGGCCCGGGGGGCGATCGATATTGCGGCGCTGTCACGACCTTTAACCGAGTCAGAACGCTCTCAGGGATTGGCTTCTAGTCCGATTGTTCGAGATGCGATCGCTGTTGTGGTGGGGGTAAAAAATCCCTTTGCGGGAGGGTTAACCACTACCCAAGTTAAAGATATTTTTACCGGAAAAATCACCTCTTGGTCGGAGGTGGGCGGTTCTACTGCTACTATTCAAGTGATTAATCGTCCTCCCATTAGTGGCACTTATCAAAGTTTTCGTCAGGAAGTCCTGCAAGGGGCAGAATTTGGTACAGGAACTAATTTTCAAATGATGGACAGGGATGCAACCACCCCAATTCTGCAAGCTTTGGGACTGAATGGCATTAGTTACGCTACCTATAGCCAAATTGCCAACCAAAAAACCGTCAGGGCGATCGCTATTGAGGGAATTTTACCCAGTGAACCTAATTATCCCTGGCAGCGTACCCTTTACTACGTTTACAAAGAACCTGCTAGTGAAGCGGTCAAAGCTTTTATGGGTTTTGTGACCTCTAGTGGTGGTCAAGAAGCGATTTTTCGGGCCAATGAAGACCTACAAAAGTAG
- a CDS encoding type II toxin-antitoxin system RelE family toxin: MVYSVNYEPEAVNDLDQVTQTTRVRIFKKIEWLKNNFDQTSPLPLTGNFSGFYKLRIGDYRIIYEFDRENRIIYINRIGHRREIYEE; this comes from the coding sequence ATGGTCTATTCTGTTAATTATGAACCCGAAGCCGTTAACGATCTTGATCAAGTAACGCAGACAACACGGGTACGAATTTTCAAAAAAATTGAATGGCTAAAAAATAATTTTGACCAAACTTCTCCTCTACCTTTAACAGGAAACTTTTCTGGTTTTTATAAGCTTAGAATTGGTGATTATCGGATTATTTATGAATTTGACAGAGAAAATCGGATTATTTATATTAACAGAATTGGGCATCGTCGAGAAATTTATGAAGAATAG
- a CDS encoding GUN4 domain-containing protein: MPKPQEGYEQLSIYLDKENWKEADKETMQILLRIGDQIIRGKRGIKIDLDRPTRLGWLEQKIVEQIPVESLQAIDNLWLRASKKQFGYSVQKQIWLDIARNSTKSFGVLFAEFADQVGWLVDGRWTLSYDDFNFSLDAPDGHLPTFWFEKSFLPLGTQEDTFKYFFVDYQKFPE, translated from the coding sequence ATACCTAAACCACAAGAAGGTTACGAACAGCTTTCAATTTATTTAGATAAAGAAAACTGGAAAGAAGCGGACAAAGAAACAATGCAGATTCTGCTTCGTATTGGCGATCAAATCATAAGAGGAAAAAGAGGAATAAAAATAGACCTTGACCGACCGACTAGACTAGGTTGGCTAGAACAAAAAATCGTGGAACAAATTCCAGTTGAAAGCCTACAAGCAATAGATAATCTATGGCTAAGGGCAAGCAAAAAGCAGTTTGGTTATAGTGTACAAAAGCAAATCTGGCTAGATATTGCTCGCAATTCAACTAAAAGTTTTGGCGTATTATTTGCAGAGTTTGCGGATCAAGTCGGTTGGCTAGTGGATGGTCGTTGGACATTGAGTTATGATGACTTCAATTTTTCCTTAGATGCGCCCGATGGTCATTTACCGACTTTTTGGTTTGAGAAGAGTTTTCTTCCTTTGGGTACACAAGAGGATACGTTTAAGTATTTTTTTGTTGATTATCAAAAATTTCCTGAATAG
- a CDS encoding SPFH domain-containing protein codes for MVFINIKENEVGIVYKRFGRPLPAGRRVALNGESGLQAEVLTPGRHLSLPNVEIRIAEAIVIDSGEVGLVDAKDGASLPPGENFGKVVECNDFQDAKAFIRNGGQKGKQRAILTNGTYYINTELFSVEKVNVIHIREDEVGLVEARDGKPLPPGQAFAKFVECNNFQNAQAFWNNGGQSGKQLAILTANTYQINTNIFKVKKVKCIRIAEDQVGLVRATFGKPLPTTRTFGKVVECNNFQDAQAFISGGGESGKQLAFLTPGIYQINTDLFEIKIDSVTKVTPGEIGLVVAKDGASRPEDRNLGKVVKCQNFEDAEAFIKNGGESGKQLAVLPARTYQINTDLFTVITSANATQYNVNPEELKVYTVAKDKIGIVTILEGKTLPEGVIAGDTIMGHDNFQKPQKFIEAGGYKGLQEEFLQEGSWTLNPWFVRIEQVPLVEILAEQVGVIISYVGKDNESKNDERLSEEGEKGIQRKPLLPGKYAINRRIKSVHVVPTNQIILNWSKSEEKPEINYDKNLNPLKLRSSDGFVFHLEMTQTIHISAADAPRMILKVGAQPIDALKPLHSNPIDENEQKVFKSSAIRNLVSKVLSPLVESHFQDSAQDLKALDFLIQRRTMQNKAQAFIKQALKDYGVQSIQTLITDIDLPKELENLLREREILQQQAENYKQQELAEQARQSLIKQQEENKAQIKLVEAQSNLEIATLNAKAKLEESKVDAEIQQEKDELELKRMREESEIKTSEDEKIADIRMEEFRQRVQVLSPAVYAQLESEGKWAEAYANTKIKLPEVFIGASSGGGNTSGGGGIVEASAMQMAFLEILRDSVKSKRQNEQINMSREYEILPPSEND; via the coding sequence ATGGTTTTTATTAATATCAAAGAAAATGAAGTAGGCATTGTTTATAAACGATTTGGTCGTCCATTGCCTGCGGGTCGTCGAGTTGCCCTCAATGGAGAAAGCGGTTTACAAGCGGAGGTGCTTACCCCTGGACGGCATTTGAGTTTGCCTAATGTGGAAATTCGTATTGCTGAGGCAATTGTCATTGATTCTGGTGAGGTGGGATTAGTAGATGCAAAAGATGGGGCAAGCTTACCTCCAGGAGAAAACTTTGGAAAAGTCGTCGAGTGTAACGATTTTCAAGATGCTAAGGCATTTATCCGTAATGGTGGACAAAAAGGAAAACAACGAGCTATTTTGACTAATGGTACTTATTATATTAATACTGAGCTATTCTCTGTTGAGAAGGTTAATGTTATTCATATCCGTGAAGACGAAGTAGGACTCGTGGAAGCTAGGGATGGTAAACCGCTACCGCCAGGTCAAGCCTTTGCCAAGTTTGTAGAATGTAATAATTTTCAAAATGCCCAAGCTTTTTGGAACAATGGGGGTCAAAGCGGTAAACAACTGGCAATTTTAACCGCCAATACCTATCAGATTAATACTAATATCTTTAAAGTAAAAAAAGTAAAATGTATTCGCATTGCGGAAGATCAAGTAGGATTGGTTCGGGCTACCTTTGGCAAGCCGTTACCCACAACTCGAACTTTTGGTAAGGTTGTTGAATGCAATAACTTTCAAGATGCTCAAGCTTTTATCAGTGGTGGCGGTGAAAGTGGTAAGCAATTAGCCTTTTTAACGCCTGGAATCTATCAAATTAATACCGATTTGTTTGAAATTAAAATTGATTCAGTCACTAAAGTTACCCCAGGAGAAATTGGTTTAGTTGTGGCTAAGGATGGGGCAAGCCGTCCCGAAGATAGGAATTTAGGTAAAGTTGTTAAATGCCAAAATTTTGAAGATGCTGAAGCTTTTATTAAAAATGGTGGTGAAAGTGGTAAGCAGTTAGCAGTTCTACCCGCCAGAACTTATCAGATCAACACTGACTTGTTTACTGTTATTACTTCTGCTAATGCCACTCAGTACAACGTAAACCCTGAAGAATTAAAGGTTTATACTGTAGCCAAAGACAAAATCGGTATTGTTACGATCCTTGAAGGAAAAACCCTTCCTGAAGGGGTAATTGCTGGGGATACAATTATGGGTCATGATAATTTTCAGAAACCCCAAAAATTTATCGAAGCTGGGGGCTATAAAGGTTTACAGGAAGAATTTTTACAGGAAGGTTCATGGACTCTCAATCCCTGGTTTGTTCGCATTGAGCAAGTACCATTGGTTGAAATTCTTGCCGAACAAGTCGGGGTGATTATTTCTTATGTCGGCAAAGATAACGAATCAAAAAATGATGAGCGACTTTCAGAAGAAGGAGAAAAAGGCATACAGCGCAAGCCTCTTCTACCGGGTAAGTATGCGATCAACAGAAGAATTAAAAGTGTTCATGTTGTTCCGACCAACCAAATTATTTTAAATTGGTCTAAATCAGAAGAAAAACCAGAGATCAACTATGACAAAAATCTTAATCCGTTGAAACTTCGCTCAAGTGATGGCTTTGTTTTTCATTTAGAAATGACTCAGACTATCCACATTTCGGCAGCAGATGCTCCGCGAATGATTCTTAAAGTTGGTGCTCAACCGATTGATGCTTTAAAGCCATTACATTCTAACCCTATTGATGAGAATGAGCAAAAAGTTTTTAAATCTTCTGCTATCAGAAATTTAGTGAGTAAAGTTCTAAGCCCTCTGGTTGAATCTCATTTTCAGGATTCGGCTCAAGACCTTAAAGCACTTGATTTTTTAATCCAAAGAAGGACAATGCAAAACAAGGCACAAGCCTTTATTAAACAAGCTCTTAAAGATTATGGTGTACAATCAATCCAGACTTTAATTACAGACATTGATTTGCCTAAAGAATTGGAGAACCTATTAAGAGAGCGTGAAATCCTGCAACAACAAGCCGAAAACTACAAACAACAAGAGTTAGCTGAACAAGCCCGTCAGTCTCTCATCAAACAGCAAGAGGAAAACAAAGCTCAAATCAAATTAGTTGAGGCTCAAAGTAACTTAGAGATAGCAACTCTTAATGCTAAAGCTAAACTTGAGGAATCAAAAGTAGATGCAGAAATTCAACAAGAAAAAGATGAGCTTGAGTTAAAGCGGATGCGAGAAGAATCTGAGATCAAAACCAGTGAAGACGAGAAAATTGCTGATATTCGTATGGAAGAATTTCGTCAAAGAGTTCAGGTTCTTAGTCCTGCGGTTTATGCTCAGTTAGAATCAGAAGGAAAATGGGCTGAGGCATACGCTAACACCAAAATTAAACTTCCAGAAGTTTTTATTGGTGCTAGTAGCGGCGGTGGTAATACTTCTGGTGGTGGTGGGATTGTTGAAGCCAGTGCTATGCAGATGGCGTTCTTAGAAATATTAAGGGACTCGGTGAAATCAAAAAGACAAAATGAGCAAATTAATATG